The genomic region CGCGGGCGGCCGACCTCGCGACGGCCGGGAAGGCGGTGAACCTGCACGGCAACTCCAACTACGGCAGGGCCCTGCGCGCCTTCCACGCCCGCTTCCGCGGGGCGGTGACCCGGCGCACCACGCTGCTCGTCATCGGCGACGGGCGGGGGAACTACCTCGACCCCGGGCTCGACGCCCTCGCCGACCTGCGCCGGCGCGCCCGGCGGGTCCTCTGGATCTGCCCGGAGGAGCGGCAGGGGTGGGGGCAGGGGGACAGCGAGATGCCGGCCTACGCCCGGGCGGTGGACCGGGTGGCGACCGTCTCCACCCTCGAGGACCTCGCCGGCGTGGCCGACGCCCTCGTGCCGCGCGGTTGACGAAGGCCCCGGCCTGCCCCTACCTTCCCGCCGCGATGAGAAAGGTCTTCGTCCACACCTTCGGCTGCCAGATGAACGAGGCCGACAGCGCCCGCATGGTGGAGCTGCTCGGCCGGCACGCCTTCACCGCCACCCCGCACCCGGAGGACGCCGACCTCATCCTCCTCAACACCTGCGCGGTGCGGGAGAAGGCGGAGCAGAAGCTCCTCTCGGCGCTCGGGCGCTACCGCGAGCACAAGGCGCGCCGGGGCGCGCTGCTCGCGGTCTCCGGCTGCGTGGCCCAGGAGCAGAAGGGGAAGCTGCTCTCGCGCGTGCCCTACCTCGACTTCGTCTTCGGGCCGGACAACATCTCCCGGCTGCCGGAGCTGGTGGAGCGGGCCGTGCAGAAGGAGCGCTTCGCCGAGACCGGCTGGATGGACTCGGAGGAGTACGTCTTCCCGGCGGCCGACCCCGAGGCGGCGCGGGGCCGGATCGGCGCCTTCGTGACGGTGATGAAGGGCTGCGACAACGTCTGCGCCTTCTGCATCGTGCCGCACACGCGCGGGCGCGAGGTGTCGCGCCCCTTCGCCGAGGTGCTCGACGAGTGCGCCGCCCTAACCGCGGTCGGCGTGCGCGAGGTCACCCTCATCGGCCAGAACGTGAACTCGTACGTGGGCGGCTGCAGCTTCGCCGAGCTGCTCCGGAAGGTGGCGGCCCTGCCCGGGATCGCGCGGATCCGCTTCACCACCAGCCACCCGCACGACCTCTCGGACGCGCTCATCGAGACCTTCCGCGACGAGCCCAAGGTGATGCCCCACTTCCACCTGCCGGTGCAGGCCGGATCGGACGAGGTGCTGCGGCGGATGCGGCGCGACTACACGGTGGAGGAGTACCTCGAGCGCCACGGCCGCCTCGAGGCGGCGCGCCCCGGCATCGCCATCACCACCGACTTCATCGTCGGCTTCCCCGGCGAGGGCGACGAGGACTTCGAGGGCTCGCTGCGGCTCCTCGAGCGGGCGCGCTTCGACAACTCCTTCAGCTTCGTCTTCAGCCCGCGCCCCAGGACCGTGGCCGCGCTCCGGCTCGGCAGCGCCCCGGAGTGGACCGAGGTGGACCGCGACCTGGCCCTGGCGCGGCTCGAGCGGCTCCAGGCGCTCCAGCGGCGGATCGCCCTCGAGAAGAACCAGGCGCTGGTCGGGAGGGAGCTCGAGGTGCTGGTGGAGGGGCCGTCGGAGGGCGATCCGGCCCGCCGCTGCGGCCGCGCGCCCGACAACCGGGTGGTGCACTTCACCGCGACCGAGGCCGAGGCGCCCGCCGCCGCGCTCGTCCCGGTCCGGGTGACGGCCGCCTTCCCGGGCTCGCTCTCCGGGGAGCGCACCGGCCCGGCGCGGCTCGCCTGACCGATACCGCGGGTGGAACCGGCGCCTTGCGGGTGCGGGGGGACCCGGTTAGCATCCCGGGCCATGGCGCGAATCCACCCGTTCAAGGGGATCTCCCCGCGGCTCCACCCGTCGGTGTTCG from Anaeromyxobacter paludicola harbors:
- the miaB gene encoding tRNA (N6-isopentenyl adenosine(37)-C2)-methylthiotransferase MiaB, whose product is MRKVFVHTFGCQMNEADSARMVELLGRHAFTATPHPEDADLILLNTCAVREKAEQKLLSALGRYREHKARRGALLAVSGCVAQEQKGKLLSRVPYLDFVFGPDNISRLPELVERAVQKERFAETGWMDSEEYVFPAADPEAARGRIGAFVTVMKGCDNVCAFCIVPHTRGREVSRPFAEVLDECAALTAVGVREVTLIGQNVNSYVGGCSFAELLRKVAALPGIARIRFTTSHPHDLSDALIETFRDEPKVMPHFHLPVQAGSDEVLRRMRRDYTVEEYLERHGRLEAARPGIAITTDFIVGFPGEGDEDFEGSLRLLERARFDNSFSFVFSPRPRTVAALRLGSAPEWTEVDRDLALARLERLQALQRRIALEKNQALVGRELEVLVEGPSEGDPARRCGRAPDNRVVHFTATEAEAPAAALVPVRVTAAFPGSLSGERTGPARLA